One genomic segment of Paraburkholderia hospita includes these proteins:
- a CDS encoding pseudouridine-5'-phosphate glycosidase: protein MDSKLARSWLTFSAPVAAAQAAGRPIVALESTIIAHGMPYPQNVRTAREVEAVIRDLGAQPATIALIGGRIRIGLSDDELELIARSDNVHKVSRRDLPAVLASGGLGATTVAGTMICAALAGIEVFVTGGIGGVHRGAPETFDISADLQELAKTSVAVICAGAKSILDIGLTLEYLETHGVPVLSCEQDNFAAFYARDSGFRADFRLDDAAGQARFIRTKWDLGLAGGVVLSTPVPEAAAMPSEEIDTLTRQALEEAAAQGITGKAVTPFLLARIKALTGGRSLATNIALVKHNAEVGARLALALANAGQAAA, encoded by the coding sequence ATGGATTCGAAGCTCGCACGCTCGTGGTTGACGTTCAGCGCGCCCGTGGCGGCCGCGCAGGCGGCTGGCCGCCCGATAGTCGCGCTGGAGTCGACGATCATCGCGCACGGCATGCCGTACCCGCAGAACGTACGCACGGCGCGCGAAGTGGAGGCGGTGATCCGCGATCTCGGCGCTCAGCCCGCGACGATCGCGCTGATCGGCGGGCGCATCCGTATTGGACTGTCGGACGACGAACTCGAACTGATTGCGCGCTCCGACAACGTGCACAAGGTCAGCCGCCGCGATCTGCCGGCCGTGCTGGCTAGCGGTGGACTCGGCGCGACGACGGTGGCCGGTACGATGATATGCGCCGCGCTGGCGGGAATCGAAGTGTTCGTGACGGGCGGCATTGGCGGTGTGCATCGAGGCGCGCCGGAGACCTTCGACATATCAGCGGACTTGCAGGAGCTGGCGAAGACGTCGGTCGCGGTGATCTGCGCAGGCGCGAAATCGATTCTCGACATCGGGCTCACACTGGAATATCTGGAAACGCATGGCGTGCCGGTGCTCAGTTGCGAGCAGGACAACTTCGCCGCGTTTTATGCGCGCGACAGCGGCTTTCGCGCGGATTTCCGACTCGACGATGCAGCCGGGCAGGCGCGTTTCATTCGCACCAAGTGGGACTTGGGCCTCGCGGGCGGCGTCGTGTTGAGCACGCCCGTGCCCGAAGCCGCTGCGATGCCGTCCGAAGAGATCGACACGTTGACCCGGCAGGCGCTCGAAGAAGCCGCTGCGCAAGGCATCACTGGAAAAGCCGTGACGCCGTTCCTGCTGGCACGCATCAAGGCGCTGACCGGCGGACGCAGTCTCGCGACCAATATCGCGCTGGTGAAGCACAATGCCGAGGTCGGCGCGCGGCTCGCGCTCGCGTTGGCCAATGCAGGGCAAGCAGCGGCATGA
- a CDS encoding molybdopterin-dependent oxidoreductase has translation MNKRQFLTSAAAIGVSITPALGATNPKTAACAAAPAILTVSGAIKRTNRGALDPAFDPLMAKQLVKFTSAYTFDYPSIASLPAVTIKPTIEYDAKQHTLSGPLLANVLEQAGAPSAGDTKISLRAVDGYAVLTTLDNIRAWRFIVATHMDGKPMPLGGLGPLWAIYDADKIPELTAKPLKDRFVLSPWGLYQIQVSET, from the coding sequence ATGAACAAACGGCAGTTCCTGACCAGCGCCGCTGCCATCGGCGTCAGTATCACGCCCGCACTCGGCGCGACGAATCCGAAAACCGCTGCATGCGCTGCGGCTCCCGCGATACTCACCGTGTCGGGCGCGATCAAACGCACGAATCGCGGCGCGCTCGATCCGGCATTCGATCCATTGATGGCCAAGCAACTCGTCAAATTCACGTCGGCTTATACATTCGACTATCCATCGATAGCGAGTCTGCCCGCCGTCACCATCAAGCCGACCATCGAATACGACGCGAAGCAGCACACGTTAAGCGGCCCATTGCTTGCCAATGTACTCGAGCAGGCCGGCGCACCCAGCGCGGGCGACACGAAGATTTCCTTGCGCGCCGTCGACGGCTACGCGGTGCTGACCACGCTCGATAACATTCGCGCATGGCGCTTCATCGTCGCGACGCATATGGACGGCAAGCCGATGCCTTTGGGCGGCCTCGGTCCGCTATGGGCGATCTACGATGCCGACAAGATTCCAGAACTCACAGCAAAGCCGCTCAAGGATCGCTTCGTATTGTCTCCGTGGGGCCTTTATCAGATTCAGGTATCCGAGACATAG
- a CDS encoding cupin domain-containing protein, translating to MEADSQRELAQLVVVRPDREIATTQRLPYFVGISSTTAGAQGLSMHLVVVPPGGHAEPHIHCGYETGIYVLEGRVETRYGPGLRQSIVTEAGDFLFIPPGVPHQPFNLSMTEAARAVVARNRPDETEQVLPYEVGE from the coding sequence ATGGAAGCCGATTCACAACGCGAACTCGCGCAACTCGTCGTCGTGCGTCCCGACAGGGAAATTGCTACGACGCAGCGCTTGCCGTACTTCGTCGGCATTTCGTCAACGACGGCGGGCGCGCAGGGCCTGTCGATGCATCTCGTCGTCGTTCCGCCCGGCGGACATGCCGAGCCTCACATCCACTGCGGTTATGAAACGGGAATCTATGTGCTCGAAGGGCGCGTGGAGACGCGTTATGGGCCGGGCCTGCGTCAGTCGATCGTCACGGAGGCAGGGGATTTTCTGTTCATTCCGCCTGGCGTGCCGCATCAGCCGTTCAATCTCAGCATGACGGAGGCGGCGCGCGCGGTCGTGGCGCGTAATCGTCCTGATGAGACGGAGCAGGTGTTGCCGTATGAGGTCGGTGAATAA
- a CDS encoding alpha/beta fold hydrolase, with protein sequence MNMRTDPALLADPQLSFATVASGICIPYIERGAGEPVVFVHGSLCDYRYWDAQIAPLSAQFRCIAPSLSHYWPAAEACIQNEFGWQEHVGELAEFIVAMDLAPVHLVGHSRGGCIAFQLARDYPRLVKTLTLADPGGPLQLDGMREASLPSAMNALRAKVAGMIEEGVVEPGLELFVDSVSAPGAWKKSTDAFRMMAIDNASTLPKQFLDPLPAYSRDTASQVTCRTLLIDGQKSPRMFRNNVESLEGWIYLAERGTIAGASHGMNVANPAAFNRMLSSFIDY encoded by the coding sequence ATGAACATGCGAACCGACCCCGCATTGCTCGCCGACCCACAGCTGAGTTTTGCGACCGTCGCATCGGGCATCTGCATTCCCTATATCGAGCGGGGCGCGGGCGAGCCCGTCGTGTTCGTACACGGTTCACTCTGCGACTACCGCTATTGGGACGCGCAGATCGCGCCTTTGTCCGCGCAGTTTCGCTGTATCGCGCCGAGCCTCAGTCACTATTGGCCTGCCGCCGAAGCGTGCATCCAGAACGAGTTCGGCTGGCAGGAACACGTCGGCGAGCTGGCTGAGTTCATCGTTGCGATGGATCTCGCACCCGTCCATCTGGTGGGGCATTCGCGCGGCGGCTGCATCGCATTCCAGCTTGCGCGCGACTATCCGCGTCTGGTCAAAACCTTGACGCTCGCCGATCCGGGCGGCCCGTTGCAACTGGACGGTATGCGCGAAGCGTCGTTGCCCTCGGCGATGAATGCATTGCGCGCCAAGGTGGCCGGCATGATCGAGGAGGGCGTCGTGGAGCCCGGCCTCGAACTGTTCGTCGATTCCGTCAGTGCGCCGGGCGCATGGAAAAAGAGCACCGACGCGTTCCGTATGATGGCGATCGACAACGCCAGCACGCTGCCCAAGCAGTTTCTCGATCCGCTGCCCGCCTATTCGCGCGATACGGCGTCACAGGTGACATGCCGGACACTGCTGATCGACGGCCAGAAGAGTCCGCGCATGTTCCGCAATAACGTCGAGAGCCTCGAAGGCTGGATCTATCTCGCGGAAAGAGGCACGATAGCGGGCGCTTCGCACGGTATGAACGTCGCGAATCCAGCCGCGTTCAACAGAATGCTGAGTTCGTTCATCGACTACTGA
- a CDS encoding GNAT family N-acetyltransferase, translated as MESASPIIRPLCASDAAAYASLRLCAIDEAPETFLSTREEEEKRTIDEIEARICATANQVVFGAFAGETLVAVTGLRRYPLRPAQQKGFLWGLFVVHTHRRSGIARRLIATAVDQARAMGLTQIALNTGVENVSAIALYRSTGFEAVEDEPCEAAIDDDTDREVEMVLRLG; from the coding sequence ATGGAATCAGCCAGCCCGATCATCCGCCCCTTATGCGCCAGCGACGCCGCCGCCTACGCGTCGCTGCGTCTGTGCGCGATCGACGAAGCCCCGGAGACTTTTTTGTCGACACGTGAGGAAGAAGAAAAACGAACGATCGATGAAATCGAGGCGCGCATCTGCGCGACGGCGAATCAGGTGGTATTCGGCGCTTTCGCCGGCGAGACGCTCGTGGCCGTTACGGGATTGCGGCGTTATCCGCTGCGTCCCGCGCAGCAAAAGGGCTTTCTGTGGGGGCTGTTCGTCGTGCACACGCATCGAAGGAGCGGCATCGCGCGGCGACTGATCGCGACTGCCGTCGATCAGGCGCGCGCGATGGGCCTGACCCAGATCGCGCTCAATACAGGCGTGGAGAACGTCAGCGCGATCGCGCTGTACCGGTCGACGGGCTTTGAAGCCGTGGAAGACGAGCCGTGCGAAGCAGCGATCGACGACGACACGGATCGCGAAGTCGAGATGGTTCTGCGGCTCGGTTGA
- a CDS encoding MFS transporter yields MANVVQGVTAERRTRIRYGIVAMLFFVTAVNYADRATLSMAGTSMSKDLGLDAVAMGFIFSAFGWSYVIGQLPGGWLLDRFGSKRVYAASIFIWSLFTVMQGTVTFLSVSLAVTTLFALRFLVGLAEAPSFPANGRIVASWFPAAERGTASAIFNSAQYFATVLFAPIMGWVTHRFGWPYVFYFMGAVGIVVSLVWMKTVYSPKDHPRISRAELDYIQEGGALIDMDRPKKSRAANQAATLAGATTQSANEAPKGSYVKQLLSNRMLLGVYISQYCITTLTYFFLTWFPVYLVKERGMSILNAGFVAALPAVCGFVGGVLGGIFSDFLIRKGCSLTVARKVPIVVGMLLSTSMIACNYVDSSAVVVAIMAFAFFGKGLGALGWAVVADTSPKQIAGLSGGMFNMFGNVAAITTPIIIGYIVKATGSFSGALVFVACNALVAIVSYLVIVGEIKRVELK; encoded by the coding sequence ATGGCCAACGTTGTGCAAGGCGTGACCGCTGAGCGGCGAACCCGCATCCGCTACGGGATTGTCGCGATGCTGTTCTTCGTCACGGCCGTCAACTATGCAGACCGTGCAACGCTTTCGATGGCTGGCACGTCGATGTCGAAAGACCTCGGTCTGGATGCGGTGGCCATGGGCTTCATCTTCTCCGCGTTCGGCTGGTCGTATGTGATCGGCCAGTTGCCGGGCGGATGGCTGCTCGACCGCTTCGGCTCGAAGCGAGTCTACGCGGCCAGCATTTTCATCTGGTCGCTGTTCACGGTCATGCAGGGCACGGTGACCTTTCTGAGCGTCTCACTCGCCGTCACCACGCTGTTCGCGCTGCGCTTTCTGGTGGGCCTCGCCGAAGCGCCGTCATTTCCTGCCAATGGCCGCATTGTCGCTTCGTGGTTTCCCGCTGCGGAGCGCGGCACGGCATCGGCCATTTTCAATTCCGCGCAGTACTTCGCGACGGTGCTGTTCGCGCCGATCATGGGCTGGGTCACGCACCGTTTTGGCTGGCCGTATGTGTTCTATTTCATGGGGGCAGTGGGCATCGTCGTGAGCCTCGTCTGGATGAAGACGGTCTACAGCCCGAAGGACCATCCTCGCATCAGCCGCGCAGAACTCGACTATATCCAGGAAGGCGGCGCGCTCATCGACATGGACCGGCCGAAGAAGAGCCGCGCCGCGAATCAGGCCGCAACGCTCGCCGGTGCTACGACGCAAAGCGCGAACGAAGCGCCGAAAGGGTCGTACGTCAAGCAACTGCTCAGCAACCGGATGCTGCTTGGCGTGTACATCAGCCAGTATTGCATTACCACGCTCACGTATTTCTTCCTGACGTGGTTCCCCGTCTATCTCGTCAAAGAGCGTGGCATGTCCATTCTCAATGCGGGCTTTGTCGCCGCATTGCCGGCCGTGTGCGGATTCGTTGGCGGCGTGCTCGGTGGCATCTTCTCCGACTTCCTGATCCGCAAGGGCTGCTCGCTGACCGTCGCGCGCAAGGTGCCGATCGTCGTGGGCATGTTGCTGTCGACGAGCATGATCGCCTGCAACTACGTGGATTCTTCGGCCGTCGTCGTTGCGATCATGGCGTTTGCGTTCTTCGGCAAGGGCCTGGGCGCGCTCGGCTGGGCTGTCGTTGCGGATACATCGCCGAAGCAGATCGCGGGTCTGAGCGGCGGCATGTTCAACATGTTCGGCAACGTCGCCGCCATCACGACGCCGATCATCATCGGCTATATCGTCAAGGCGACGGGGTCGTTTAGCGGCGCGCTGGTGTTCGTCGCCTGCAATGCGCTGGTTGCGATCGTCAGCTACCTGGTGATCGTGGGAGAAATCAAGCGCGTTGAATTGAAGTGA
- a CDS encoding GNAT family N-acetyltransferase yields the protein MCLQNEEAGVSDPNRNDVIDYRPFTSDDIAAAHALSSAVRWRHRPDDWRFAARIGQGFVAEDASGVIGTALAWRFGGEAATLGMMIVAPERQRSGVGRKLIELLMNELGTRTLLIHASPAGLSLCEKLGFQRIGTINQHQGAAFQPPLVSLPPGERLRPLGVNDAPRLVELASRASGLNRRDLLPALLDIASGIALDRDGELIGFALFRRFGDGHVIGPVVAPDSPDSSRAKALISHWLALHAGMFVRIDTPVEFGLSSWLEGLGLPHVDSIEKMMCNGPLPVDAQLKQFAITSQAVW from the coding sequence ATGTGTCTTCAGAACGAGGAGGCCGGCGTGTCCGACCCAAACAGGAACGATGTGATCGACTATCGCCCTTTCACCTCCGACGACATCGCGGCAGCGCATGCGCTATCCAGCGCCGTCCGATGGCGGCATCGTCCCGACGACTGGCGCTTCGCGGCGCGTATCGGTCAAGGCTTCGTCGCCGAAGACGCGAGCGGCGTGATCGGCACCGCGCTTGCGTGGCGCTTCGGAGGCGAGGCTGCGACGCTCGGCATGATGATCGTCGCGCCTGAGCGGCAGCGAAGCGGCGTTGGACGCAAGCTGATCGAACTGTTGATGAACGAACTCGGCACGCGCACGCTGCTGATTCATGCGAGCCCGGCTGGCCTGTCGCTGTGCGAGAAACTGGGCTTTCAGCGCATCGGCACGATCAACCAGCATCAGGGCGCGGCGTTTCAGCCGCCGCTCGTTTCACTGCCACCGGGTGAGCGGCTGCGCCCGCTCGGCGTCAACGACGCGCCGCGGCTCGTCGAACTCGCTTCGCGCGCAAGCGGACTGAACCGGCGCGATCTGCTGCCGGCACTGCTCGATATCGCGAGCGGCATCGCGCTCGATCGCGATGGCGAACTGATCGGCTTTGCACTGTTCAGGCGTTTTGGCGACGGGCATGTGATCGGTCCCGTCGTCGCGCCCGACTCGCCGGATTCCAGCCGCGCGAAGGCGCTCATCAGTCACTGGCTCGCGCTCCACGCGGGTATGTTCGTGCGGATCGATACGCCCGTCGAGTTCGGGCTTTCGTCGTGGCTCGAAGGACTTGGGCTGCCGCATGTGGATAGCATCGAGAAGATGATGTGCAATGGACCGCTTCCTGTCGATGCGCAGTTGAAGCAGTTCGCGATTACGAGCCAGGCGGTGTGGTGA
- a CDS encoding aldehyde dehydrogenase family protein, with the protein MDRFDPATIDVRSGHFIGGSYVDEHGPRIDVARPSDGVVYASVPVADSAMIDRAVQNAWTAWRTSGWARIAPRERARVLRRFADLVAADAETLAPLEALGSTRPIRDAFNWDVPFTAEGIRFYAEFADKIGGDVVATDHDHLGMTIAEPYGVIAAIAPWNFPLVMASWKIAPALAAGNAVVLKPSEMTPFSVLRLAELAIEAGVPPGIFNIVQGDGRTTGDALVRHPRIAKVTFTGSTRTGAAIMAACAETGTKPVTLELGGKSPQIVFADAPRIDDVARRIAGAITTNAGQVCVAGSRLLVERSIADALAERIQRIFSELKAGATWTPGMTLPPIISEPQAARIEAIVERSIASGAALRCGGQRADAATPGAFYTPTLLTNVTPQTDAVRDEIFGPVLTLQTFDSEDEALELAAHPDYGLAAGVHTADLGRALRMVRGIEAGTVWVNRYGRTSDFMIPTGGYKRSGLGKDLGRQAYEANLRFKSVLIDVRA; encoded by the coding sequence ATGGACCGTTTCGATCCCGCAACGATCGACGTGCGCAGCGGACATTTCATCGGCGGATCATATGTCGATGAACATGGCCCGCGAATCGACGTCGCACGCCCATCGGATGGCGTAGTCTACGCATCGGTGCCCGTCGCCGACTCGGCCATGATCGACCGCGCCGTGCAGAACGCATGGACGGCATGGCGCACGAGCGGCTGGGCGCGCATCGCGCCGCGCGAACGTGCGCGCGTGCTGCGGCGTTTCGCCGACCTCGTCGCCGCGGATGCAGAAACGCTCGCGCCGCTCGAAGCGCTCGGCTCGACGCGGCCCATTCGCGACGCGTTCAACTGGGACGTGCCGTTCACCGCGGAAGGCATCCGCTTCTACGCGGAGTTCGCCGACAAGATCGGCGGCGACGTTGTCGCGACCGATCACGATCATCTCGGCATGACCATCGCCGAACCGTATGGCGTGATCGCCGCTATCGCGCCGTGGAATTTCCCGCTCGTGATGGCGTCGTGGAAGATTGCGCCCGCGCTCGCGGCGGGCAACGCGGTCGTGCTGAAACCCTCGGAGATGACACCCTTTTCCGTGCTGCGGCTAGCCGAGCTGGCCATCGAAGCGGGCGTGCCGCCCGGCATCTTCAACATCGTGCAGGGCGACGGACGCACGACAGGCGACGCACTCGTGCGTCATCCGCGCATCGCGAAGGTGACGTTCACCGGCTCGACGCGTACGGGCGCGGCGATCATGGCCGCCTGCGCCGAAACGGGCACGAAGCCCGTCACGCTCGAACTGGGCGGCAAGAGTCCGCAGATCGTATTCGCCGACGCACCGCGTATCGACGATGTCGCGCGCCGCATTGCAGGCGCGATCACAACCAACGCGGGACAGGTATGCGTCGCGGGCTCGCGGCTGCTGGTCGAACGGTCGATCGCAGACGCACTGGCTGAGCGTATCCAGCGCATCTTCAGCGAACTGAAGGCTGGCGCGACATGGACGCCAGGCATGACGCTGCCACCGATCATTTCCGAGCCGCAAGCTGCGCGCATCGAAGCCATCGTGGAGCGCAGCATTGCGAGCGGCGCGGCCTTGCGTTGCGGCGGCCAACGCGCGGACGCAGCCACGCCGGGAGCCTTCTACACGCCGACGCTGCTCACCAACGTCACGCCGCAAACGGACGCCGTGCGCGACGAGATCTTCGGTCCCGTGCTGACCTTACAAACCTTCGACAGCGAAGACGAAGCGCTCGAACTCGCAGCCCATCCCGACTACGGCCTCGCGGCGGGTGTGCATACAGCGGATCTGGGCCGCGCGCTGCGCATGGTGCGCGGCATCGAAGCCGGCACGGTATGGGTCAACCGCTACGGCCGTACCAGCGATTTCATGATCCCGACGGGCGGCTACAAGCGCTCGGGCCTGGGCAAGGATCTCGGGCGGCAGGCGTACGAAGCGAATCTGCGTTTCAAGAGCGTGCTGATCGACGTTCGCGCCTGA
- a CDS encoding haloacid dehalogenase type II has translation MIDFEPKYITFDCYGTLTKFRMADMAREMYADRLHGAELEQFVAFFAGYRRDEVLGAWKPYRDVIVNSVRRACKRMNIEFNEAEAEKFYLAVPTWGPHPDVPEGLSRLAKKYKLVILSNASNDQIQSNVDKLGAPFHRVFTAQQAQSYKPRMQGFEYMFDQLNCNPQDVLHVSSSLRYDLMTAHDMGIKHKAFVKRGHEPSTPYYEYYEVDTIGDLAAQLGL, from the coding sequence ATGATCGATTTCGAGCCGAAGTACATCACGTTCGACTGCTACGGCACGCTGACGAAATTCCGCATGGCCGACATGGCTCGCGAGATGTACGCCGACCGCCTGCACGGCGCGGAACTGGAGCAATTCGTCGCGTTCTTCGCGGGTTATCGCCGCGATGAAGTGCTCGGCGCATGGAAGCCGTATCGCGACGTGATCGTCAACTCGGTGCGCCGCGCCTGCAAGCGCATGAACATCGAGTTCAATGAAGCGGAAGCTGAAAAGTTCTACCTCGCCGTGCCGACGTGGGGCCCGCACCCGGACGTGCCGGAAGGTCTGTCGCGTCTGGCGAAGAAGTACAAGCTCGTGATCCTGTCGAATGCTTCGAACGATCAGATCCAGAGCAACGTCGACAAGCTCGGCGCGCCGTTCCATCGCGTCTTCACCGCGCAGCAGGCGCAATCGTACAAGCCGCGCATGCAGGGCTTCGAATACATGTTCGACCAGTTGAACTGCAATCCGCAAGACGTGCTGCATGTGTCGTCGAGCCTGCGCTACGACCTGATGACGGCGCACGACATGGGCATCAAGCACAAGGCGTTCGTCAAGCGCGGCCACGAGCCCAGCACGCCGTACTACGAGTACTACGAAGTCGACACGATCGGCGACCTCGCGGCGCAGCTCGGCCTCTGA
- a CDS encoding NAD(P)/FAD-dependent oxidoreductase — MKLDSYWLDTAPAGIQVSEGPVEGHVDVAVIGGGFTGLSAALALGKRGASVVVLDAGRIGGGASGRNGGQCNTGVAQDYAALRAQLGVERAQGCYRAYAAAVDTVERLIRDEQIDCDYLASGKLKLAAKPHHLAHLEQTAELIQREVDPHVEIITQDRIRSEVDSDSFFGGLLQKRGGQMHMGKFAAGLANAATRNGARLFEHATVTSIAKDRGAYRIDSARGTLRAQQVLIATGPSRHGPFGWYRRRLAPVGSFIVVTEPLPAEHLARLLPQRRSYTTSRLMHNYFRVTPDSRLLFGGRARFTASEQPSDAKSGRILQANLAATFPSFSDARIDYCWGGLVDITADRLPRAGQHDGLYFSMGYSGHGTQMSTHMGQVMAEVIGGNAAANPWRDFDWPAIPGHTGKPWFLPLVGAYYQIKDVFY; from the coding sequence ATGAAACTCGACTCCTACTGGCTCGACACCGCGCCCGCCGGCATTCAGGTGAGCGAGGGGCCTGTCGAAGGCCATGTCGACGTCGCCGTGATCGGCGGCGGCTTCACCGGGTTGTCCGCTGCGTTGGCGCTCGGCAAGCGCGGGGCGTCGGTGGTGGTGCTCGACGCCGGGCGGATCGGCGGCGGCGCATCGGGACGCAACGGCGGCCAGTGCAACACGGGCGTCGCGCAGGACTATGCGGCGCTGCGCGCGCAGCTGGGTGTCGAGCGCGCGCAGGGTTGTTATCGCGCGTATGCGGCCGCCGTCGATACCGTCGAGCGCCTGATCCGCGACGAGCAGATCGATTGCGACTATCTCGCGTCGGGCAAGCTGAAGCTCGCCGCGAAACCGCACCATCTCGCGCATCTCGAACAGACGGCCGAATTGATCCAGCGTGAAGTCGATCCCCACGTCGAGATCATCACGCAAGACCGGATTCGCAGCGAAGTCGATTCGGACAGTTTTTTCGGCGGTCTGCTGCAAAAGCGCGGCGGTCAGATGCATATGGGCAAGTTCGCCGCCGGGCTGGCGAACGCGGCAACACGGAATGGCGCGCGGCTATTCGAGCACGCAACCGTCACGTCGATCGCGAAGGATCGCGGCGCGTATCGCATCGATTCGGCGCGCGGCACATTGCGCGCGCAGCAGGTGTTGATCGCGACGGGGCCTTCGCGGCATGGGCCGTTCGGCTGGTATCGACGCAGGCTCGCGCCCGTCGGCTCGTTCATCGTCGTGACGGAGCCGCTGCCCGCGGAACACCTTGCGCGCCTGCTGCCGCAGCGCCGCTCGTACACGACCAGCCGCCTGATGCACAACTACTTCCGCGTCACGCCCGATTCACGTTTGCTGTTCGGCGGACGCGCGCGCTTCACCGCTTCCGAGCAGCCATCCGACGCGAAGAGCGGCCGCATCCTGCAAGCGAATCTCGCGGCGACGTTTCCGAGCTTTTCCGACGCGCGCATCGACTATTGCTGGGGCGGACTCGTCGATATCACGGCGGACCGTCTGCCGCGTGCCGGTCAGCATGACGGCCTCTACTTTTCGATGGGCTACAGCGGCCACGGCACGCAGATGTCGACACACATGGGCCAGGTGATGGCCGAGGTGATCGGCGGCAATGCGGCGGCGAACCCGTGGCGCGATTTCGACTGGCCCGCGATTCCGGGACATACGGGCAAGCCGTGGTTCCTGCCGCTCGTCGGCGCGTACTACCAGATCAAAGACGTTTTCTATTGA
- a CDS encoding ABC transporter substrate-binding protein gives MSIDKSPEAVAHAGIRLEELTRRGASRREVLRAMAAGGLMSLTGAGLLASSGAAFAQQQAKPKQGGKIRVATQSSSSADTLDPAKGALGTDYVRANMFYNGLTELDPHLGAKMALAESLETKDATVWVVKLRSGVQFHDGKSLTPNDVVYSLMRHKDPAVASKAKTLADQIKEAKATGPNEVTITLEGANADLPVILATSHFLIVKDGTTDFKTAVGTGPFKLKEFAPGVRTVGVRNEKYWKPGMPHLDEVELIGIGDESARVNALLSGDVQLINAVSPRSTARIKGTPGFSVLETKTGQYTDLIMRDEGGITGTADFRRGLTHLMDREQIRRAVFLGYGSIGNDQPIDPTNKYYLKGLPQRPFDPEKAKFYFQKAKLGNAPVQLYASPAAEGSVEMAMLLQQVAPQAGLNLQVVRVPSDGYWSNHWMKHPLGYGNINARPSADVLFTQFFKSDAPWNEANWKNPKFDQMLVAARGEPDDAKRKQIYGDMQQLVHDDGGIGIPMFQSSLDAHSSKLKGLGSIPLAGLMGFMFAENVWLEA, from the coding sequence ATGAGCATCGATAAATCGCCTGAAGCAGTCGCCCATGCCGGCATCCGGCTCGAAGAGTTGACGCGGCGCGGCGCATCGCGGCGCGAGGTCCTGCGCGCGATGGCGGCGGGCGGACTGATGTCGCTGACGGGCGCAGGCCTGCTCGCGTCCAGCGGCGCCGCATTCGCGCAGCAGCAGGCTAAGCCGAAGCAGGGCGGCAAGATTCGCGTGGCGACGCAGTCGTCGTCATCGGCCGATACGCTCGACCCCGCGAAGGGCGCGCTCGGCACCGACTACGTGCGCGCTAACATGTTCTACAACGGCCTGACGGAACTCGATCCGCACCTCGGCGCGAAAATGGCGCTCGCGGAGTCGCTGGAAACGAAGGACGCGACCGTGTGGGTCGTCAAGCTGCGCAGCGGCGTGCAGTTTCACGACGGCAAGTCGCTCACGCCGAACGACGTGGTCTATTCGCTGATGCGTCACAAGGACCCGGCCGTTGCCTCGAAAGCGAAGACGCTCGCCGACCAGATCAAGGAAGCGAAGGCGACGGGCCCGAACGAAGTGACGATCACACTCGAAGGCGCCAACGCGGACCTGCCTGTGATTCTCGCAACATCGCACTTTCTGATCGTCAAGGACGGCACGACCGACTTCAAGACGGCCGTCGGCACGGGGCCGTTCAAGCTCAAGGAGTTTGCGCCGGGGGTGCGCACGGTCGGCGTGCGCAATGAGAAGTACTGGAAGCCCGGCATGCCGCATCTCGACGAGGTGGAGTTGATCGGCATCGGCGACGAATCGGCGCGTGTGAACGCGCTGCTTTCCGGCGACGTGCAACTGATCAATGCCGTCAGCCCGCGTTCGACGGCGCGTATCAAGGGCACGCCCGGCTTCTCGGTGCTCGAGACGAAGACAGGCCAGTACACGGATCTGATCATGCGCGACGAAGGCGGCATCACGGGCACCGCGGACTTCCGCCGTGGCCTGACGCACCTGATGGATCGCGAGCAGATTCGCCGCGCAGTGTTCCTCGGCTATGGATCGATCGGCAACGACCAGCCTATCGACCCGACCAACAAGTACTACCTGAAGGGCCTGCCGCAACGCCCGTTCGATCCGGAGAAAGCGAAGTTCTACTTCCAGAAGGCGAAGCTCGGCAACGCGCCCGTGCAGCTCTACGCATCGCCCGCCGCCGAAGGTTCCGTCGAAATGGCGATGCTGCTGCAACAGGTCGCACCGCAAGCGGGCCTGAACCTGCAGGTAGTGCGCGTGCCGTCCGACGGCTACTGGTCGAACCATTGGATGAAGCACCCGCTCGGCTACGGCAACATCAACGCGCGCCCGAGCGCCGACGTGCTGTTCACGCAGTTCTTCAAGTCGGATGCGCCGTGGAACGAAGCGAACTGGAAGAATCCGAAGTTCGACCAGATGCTGGTCGCCGCGCGCGGCGAGCCGGACGACGCGAAGCGCAAGCAGATCTACGGCGACATGCAGCAGCTCGTGCACGATGACGGTGGCATCGGCATTCCGATGTTCCAGAGTTCGCTCGACGCACACTCGTCGAAGCTCAAGGGTCTGGGCTCGATTCCGCTCGCGGGCCTGATGGGCTTCATGTTCGCGGAGAACGTCTGGCTCGAAGCGTGA